From the Conger conger chromosome 13, fConCon1.1, whole genome shotgun sequence genome, the window TTTGTCTCATGTTCCCGGTTTTAGGTATGCTATACCGCAGTTGGAAGCCTGCGTAGTTTTCCTTCCTGGCGCAGTTTGCGTAGGCTACCTAGGTCATAGTTTTTCCTCGCAATTCTCAGATTAAAGTAGTCGACCGGTTTTTATGGTCGTTTTCTTCATTGGCTAATTGCCCAGGGAGTTATTAAGACCCTTTATTGTttaccccttcctcctctggggtATGTCCCTGGTCTCTAGGGATGCTCCCAGAAAAAACCTGGTGGTTATCTCACGTCTTGTGAGTAACTTGTAGGACCCTACTCGGTCGCATTTGGATCTCTGATCCCACTCCCTTAGAGGGTATGTATTTAGAATTTGTACTTTGATTGCTGTGCACATTACTTATTgtcagtaatgttttttttgaggCTACGCTTCCTAATGTACCAGTCTGggtctgggaatgttttttGTAGGCCCCAGTattcagtatatacagtatagtatacagtatattggttCAGACTCAAAAATAAACTCCCAATGTTCATTTCCTCTTAATTTATGAGATATTAAACTGAAATTATCACATCCAATAATTGGTATCATCTGTAAAATACCTCCATTGGTTCACCAGTCCTGTCTCTTAACTCTGTACTACAGCCTCATTTACCCTTACATTGATGGTAATATTGCATGGGCCACCAAATAGCCCACCTCTCTTCCAGAATCTCCATTCTCCTAATTACTCATTTTAACTGTGACAAGCTATCATCCCCACTTATTGCTAAACTGAATATACTGTCTATCTTAAATATTAACATTCATGTAACATGCTCTTTCATCAACAAATATTTGCAGCACCCAGACTTCCTTCCAAAACCTTGCCAGAATCTGTTATGCCTTAATTTGCAAGTGAAAACATATAGCACTAGATATGCCAACAGtcttcatccccctctctttcactcctctcATTGTCAGTTTTCAAATTAGTACAGAGGTGCACAGTTATGGAATGAGTATACAACCAACTTACAAACTGTTTAATCTCTTTTAACTTCAAATACAGGTTATGGTATACTATTATGCTTTcgtcatttttcttttttttttcttctattttgctctctctctcttaccttGTGTATTCCCTCGTCTCCTCTCTTACCTGTTTTAGCCTACAATACCCATAACCACACGCTTGTACTCTCATAACAAgcaaacacatccacacgcaTGCACGGAATTACTAGCTTACTTTTTCTGATGTATTGCATTTAATATTTGCTTAagttttacagtttttattttgtttccacAGATTTATAGTACTTGCAATTTCAGCACAGCTATAGtaaatattaatcacaaaaagtGAAGTGTTTgcttttgctgaaagcctcaaaaggaaatttaattgataaccctaatgctaacatcagcctgctatCCATCAAGGTGTATTAGTCTTCACAACTGCCACTACTTAATGAAATAGGTAGGCTACAATACTAACTTGAACACGTACTACCTATGTTTTTAAAATCAAGAAAACATGTAACAAGTAAAATTGTATCTGTTTCTGTAATATACTCTGAGACCAGGgggcatatacagtgggctccagcaTTATTAGCACcactgactggcaatgcacaaaaaataaacaacatgattactgagaaactcaaaatgctgaaaGATACTGTTCATGTTTCAACAGAAGCAACCAGAatcaaacatacattttataataaaatgtatgttttattgaTATGGATTGGTTATTTTGAAACATTACTGTTAATTTGCTATGAGGTTTACACCTCTGCTAGTAAATCTACAAGATTTGTCAATCTCTGTGGATTTACTAGCAGAAGTGGGTAAACTAACACAACATCTGTACAATAACATATATAATGTGACCCACTAATGAAAACTGGATGAACAAAAGGATTAAACAAGATTAAAAAGTTTCATAAGAAGCTGTTATGTATCATTTGCCAGCACATGCAAGACTGAAGATTCTGTGCCACATATCTTAAGTGTTATGATGAGTTTAACAGACCTCTTAAACCATGGATAGAACAGAGCATAAATTATAGGATTGATGGAAGAATTTAAATACATCAATGTACCTGAGATGGCAAGATGCACAGATCTGTTCCTTATATAAACGCCAAGGAAGGCACTTATATAGTAGGGTAGTAAACACACAAGGAAGACTGCCACTAGAACACCTAGGGATTTTGCTGCTTTCCTTTCAGAGGCCATAGAAACCTTCTTAATCTTTGGGCACTTTCTGACACTCCTAATTTTATTTGCATGCTTTCTAGCAATAACAAAAATGTTCAGGTATATGATTATAATCATTGAGCAtggaaaaagaaatacaattatGTAGTCAACAATGGCCCATACATTATTAACTATAACAATACACTCACCACATGTGATGTTTCCTTTCATGTCAATAATATTTCCATTGAAATAAAGAAGCATCATATTGTAGATTAATGAATACAACCACAGTATTGCTATTATCCTCAAAGTTACATTCACTGTCATTTTCATGGAGTAGTGAAATGGGTTGGAGAGAGCAATATATCGGTCCACTGCAATTAAAGCTACATTATAAATGGATATACAAGTGAGGTAAAATGCTGCTACATTAAAAATTGTGCAATACAATATACCAAAGCAACTGTGTGGCTCTATCAACATAGTAAAATAGAGGGGCATCACAATTACCCCAACAAGAAAGTCTGCCATcgccagagagagcaggaggaaatTAGTTGGCGTATGAAGCTGCTTGAAGTGACAGATGGAGATGATCACAAGCAGGTTCCCACACACTGTCAGCGAGACAATTACTGCTACAGACATGTATAGCAGCACAGAAGCTGCTTTTCGTGAGCTGTCCAAACAGGAAATGTTTGAATGGACGCAGGATTCCTCTTCTGTGAGATTCATGAAGGATGTGCGCCAGTATTACTGAACAATAAAACCTTGTGTCATTATACTTAATATAGGAAAtctaaaaactaaataaatacgaTCGTGTGAATTTGCATGAAAAGTGTAGCATCATGCAAGTTTCTGGTCTTGCAGAGTCCTTTTGGATCATTAAGAGCATTGAGTCAGATTTATATAAAGGGGTTACcatcgttttttttgtttgttttggtggcTGTTAATCCCCATCAGATTACAGGAGCATTGAAACATTACAGGGGGTTGTTTTCAGAGACATAGAGCAAAACCAGTGatgtaatcaaataataaaatcagAGGTTACAAGAGGGGCCTATACTTATTGTTACCAGAAGAATTGCAGTGGTATCAGAGTGGATTTCATTTATGATTTCATGTGAAATCACCTTTCTTCATCCAAATGAGcaaaacattgcattcatttcacGAAAGCTCTTATTCAGAATTTACAATGGAGCAAAACACAAGTTCATAAGAACTGAACAGAATTATAGAGGTGTGCAAAACATTTGGGCGCCCCttgtcaaaaagccttttacaattgatATCTAACTGAAgagaagcaaacctgacttctaaatgataagttaaacatgacacttTTCTTcaaaaagcaagattactttttattttaagtttttacagtttcaaaataataaaaaaaggaaaaatgtttgggaaccctgtcagttagtactttgtagcTCCTTCTTGGGCAAATGTAACAGCTTAATATAACACTCAATGCTGCCTGTAGccagtgtagcatggttagctcagctagtttgctagtaagcatggtgaagtgcagtgaaatcAGAAAgatcagaaagaaaataatagacAGGCATTGTAGGTAAAGGCTACAAGACCATCTCCAAGCAGCTTGATGTTCCTGTGACAACAGTTGCAAATATTATTAAGAAGTTGAAGGTCCATGGAGCTGTGACCAACCTCCCTGGGCGTGGCCACAAAAAAATCGACCCCAGATCAAACAGAAGGATAGTGCGAAtggctgaaaaagaaagaaggatAACTGCCAAAGAGATGCAAGCTTAACTCCAAGGTGAAGATGCACCATCTGTTGCTTTTTGAGTGAAGGTGGAAGAAGACCCAGGACCACTCAACTTTTGAAAACGAAACTGTTATGACCGGCATTCAAGCAGTCAAAACAAAAGATggagaaatatatttaaagcgttttattttcaataattgtGTTTGTCTGAATGCGTGTCAGTGAATCAGTTTaggggtgtttgagtgtgagtgcaagtggagtgtggaaatccaaaataacaaagGAAGACCAAgtcaaccaacaaccaacaaccaacaaccaacaaccaacaaccaacaaccaacaaccaacaaccaacaaccaacaaccaacaaccactGTCAAAGGCTCAGCACGGAGTGAGAAATCACTCCCCTGAGCATCtgggtgaagccatttatcAGGGTTCTCTCAGGTGCAAACACCCAGGAAAATTGGTGACTCATCAACTAATTATCCAATCAACCATTAGACCATtccaggggaagggagggatagcACGCggcactgccacctgctggacgaCAGCAACAACCTCAGCTGAGGAAGACCAGGCATGGTCGTCACATCCCCCTCCTCAAGAgaggcccccctccccggcacCAAAAACATAGACAACATAGATTTTAAAGTTTGATGAAATCTTTCCAAGGACCCCTGACTCTCAGGATGGTAAGCTGACGAGATGTTATGTTTGATGTTtaacagtttcaaaacataagcAAATGTACCAGACATATAGTTAGTACCCTGATTACTTTGGACAATCTCAGGAATCCCAAAGatagaaatgaaattatttaaggCTCGCAAGACTGGCTTTGCTCTGATAGAGCGTAGGGGATAAACCATTGGATAACGGGTACTTTGACACATCACGGTCAACAAATACTTGTTACCATGacaagagggaggaagagggccTATACAGTCCACAAGCAGGTGCATGTAATGGCTTTTCCACTACTGCAATAGGGTACAGTGGAGCTGGACGTATTTTATGAGCAGGCTTGCCTGCCAACTGGCAAACATGACACGTTTTACAAAACGCAGCTACGTCTCTCTTTAAGCGTGGCCAGAAAAAATTCCGTAAGATGCGGTTGTACGTTTTTTCTCACACCTAAATGGCCAGCAATGTTCTCATGTGAGGTCCCCAGCACCATTTCTCTGAACTTTGTTGGGACTACAATTTGATCAATGACTTCCTCTTTCAAGACACCTAAATGAAATGCCCaccttctcattaacaagccgtcTTTTAAATAATACCCCAAAGGTGCACTCTTACTCAGCCATGCTGAACAATGGTTTTAAGGTACTATCACTCTTTTGCTCTTTTGCTCTCAGACCTCCTCTCTGGCAACAGATGTCAGTGGCTCAGAAAACTTAACCTCCTCAGCTTTTAGCGGGGTAGGAGAAGAAACATCTGTGGTATTGAGCCATGAGGGCGAGCAGTGCTTTACCTGGGCAGTACTAAACTCCAATTTTGACTCAAGCTGGATGCGGTCTCGAGCCATAGCGCGCGTCACTGCACACGCAGGAAACACTGAAGGGTGCTGTTTAGTGAGTTCATCCAACTCCCCAGAAGAAACTGGATCTGGTATAACCACCACAGGTTGAACATTTTTCCAGACCTGACCACCAGCTAGATCATTGCCAAGAATAACTTCCACTCCTTCCACAGGCAGGGAGGGACGGACAGCAACCACCACATCGTCCCACACCAGATCAGGGTCCAAATGAATCCTGTGCAGAGGGACACAGAAATCACTCCCCCCGGGCCGAAAAGGGAAAGTTTTTCGCTGCTCAAAATGCTGAGAACGGAGAGCAGTGGTGACTCACCCACTAATTATCCAATCAACCATTAGACCATtccaggggaagggagggatagcatgcagcactgccacctgctggacgaCAGCAACAACCTCAGCTGAGGAAGACCAGGCATGGTCgtcacaaaacataaaaaagccaGACTGGAATTAGCTAAAACACATATTACCAAGCCACAATTGTTCTAGGAGAATTTCTAAatttggacagatgagtcaaaacTGGAGCTCTTTGGCAAGTCACATCAGCTCTATGTTCACAGGTGAAAAAAATTGAGCTTTCAAagaaaagaacaccatacctacagTGAAACACGGAGGGGACTCGGTTATGTTTTATCAAGGCATTCTGGAGCGAAACGTACTGCCCAGTGTCAGAAAGCTCTGTCTACGTAGCAGATCCTGGGCCCTCCAACAGGgtaatgatccaaaacatacagctaAAAGCACCCAAGAATGGATACGAAGAAAAAATTGGAATATTCTGAAGTGGCCTTCCATGAGTCCTGATCTAAATCCTATCGAACATCTATGGAAAGAACTGAAAATTGCAGTCTGCAGTCTAAGTAAGTCCTTagcgtttttatttatttgtactgtGCATATCATAGtctgtttcatgtttgtttcattcattcattcgttttgtctgtctgtgtctccgcctccccaggtcttcctgtctcctgtcattgATTCCACCAGTTTCTTGTTTTGTTCTAGTTTAGTTATGTGcccctttgtttgttcagttcgTTGCCAGACTGTCATGAGCCTTAGCCATACTTTCCAGTATTATTTCCTGTTTCATATCTGTtatgacctgttttgttttcgaccACCACCTCCTGGACTATAATCTTGTTCTGTTTTGACCCGTTGTGTTTGGACCCTGTTTGGATATTCgttttttgattttgaattctgtttctgtttggacTGTCAGTGTGTTTTCGACCCTTTGCTTGTGACATTGACTACcctttggattatccctgctgaaccTGTTTGCCTATGTACAAAACCTTTTCCTGGACTCTCGTTTTCGAACGGCATAATCTCTATTATTGCTGTTTGCTGGAAAACGACCCTTGCCTGTCTGAACTGCCTGAAATCTAATAAAGACTTTTACTTGGATTTTGTTGTTTGTGGTCTTGTtcttgggttcagtgttctggtgcCTGACACTACTAGTATCACTGTGGTAAAGTTACGATCTCTATTTAGATTTTCCTCCTCCACAAAAAGCTGTCAATCCTAGGCTAATCTCCCGCTGTGGCACTGTTGCTATAATGTGATCATGAAAGGTACATTCTTGTATGATAACAGGTTATTCATGTCTGCCATTGTTGGCCTATTCATGTCTGCCATTGTTGTAGCCTATTTGTCTCACTGAATATTTTCTTCCCATGCGAAGGCATGCTACTCATTATTATGGGGTTATTATGGCACAAATACTGTAGTTAGCTTATTTTTGTCAGAACGCAAGTGAATTCATGTACAGATCACCACTGATTTTGTCTGCATTTTGAATGAAGGAGGGGTGAGGGGCCCGACAAGTCATTTGAATTTTAGAAAGTGGATCAGGCACAAAAGTAATTGGGAACCCCTGGTCTAATCCATCTGATGCTAGCTACAATAACAGCTGACAAAGTGCATGATGCTTCCTGTCTGTTGCTTGCTATCAAGATTTTGAATTTCAGTCAGAAGTTGTAGctttatagctagctagcttgccgAAAGTAAGTTTATTTAGCCAGCTAACCACCTCTTCTGACTGCAATTCAAAGTCTTTCTAGATAGATTACCTGCAAGTTTTTAAAGAGTGGCTCgctaatgtaataatgtttataaaaatgcaaaaatgttagAAACCACATTGGACACATCCTTGTCACAAGACACTTGTTTTCTTCCTTAAAATCCTTCAGGTAGCTAGCTTCTTTAAAGCTTTGGCTGTCAATTCTCAGAGCTTGTCCCTGCATGACTTTGCTCGTTAATACATTTGTTGCACTGTAGTATTATATATCTGCCACAAGGGGCTATTATAACTTGCCTcagtttgcagaactgctgctcattggatgtttttgtttttcacacaattctctgcaaactctagagattgttgtgcatgaaaatccaaggagatcagcagtttcagagatttTCGTACCACCCTGGCACCAGTCATGTGTGGTGAGTACTGTGCACTGTTATATTGTTGTACATGTGGCATTTTACATTAATAGCACTTAAAGGCAATTACAATTTAGCCTTTTGTATAAAATAATGATTATAGAGCTTTGAATCAATCTTTAAGAGTAAACCATGCatagaaaatgaaattgaaaagacattcactcactgagcactttattcagtattATTATAAATTAGACATATcttgtgctgctgtagcctatccacttagaggtttgacgtgttttgtgttcagagatgctcttctgcataccacttttgtaatgtgtggttatttacattactgtgaccttcctgtcagctttgaccagtctggccgatctcctctgacctctcagaAACGGAgctcgcagaactgctgctcgctggatggtttttgttttttgcaccattctctgcaaactatagagaccTTTGTGCTTAaatctcaaaccaccctttctggcacaGGGTGATCAAATGTAGTCgaaggtcacttagatcacatttcttccccattctgacatttggtctgaaaaaaagcaTATCGTCTTGACTacgtttttatgtatttatttgctgccacacgattggcttattaaatatttgcaaaaagCTGGTTTACctaaaagtggtcactgaggaCAATATAACATTTATTTCCCACAACTCATTACCATTCTCAGTTTTGTTCATTTCATCTTAATTTGTGATATGTGAAACTGGCCAATTAGCCTGTTGAAAAGCAACAAAATCACTTAGTATCAGCCATAAAATATATCCATTGGTTCACCAGTACTGTCTCTTAACTCTGTACTCCAGCCGTACTTACCCTTTTCTTGGATGGTAATATTGCATGGGCTGCcaaatacccaacctctcttccaGAATCTCCATCATCCCCACTTATTGCTAAACTGAATATACTGTCTATCTTAGATATTAACATTCATATAACATGCTCTTTCATCTACAAATATTTGCAGCACCCAGACTCCCTCCCTTGCCAGAATCTGCCTTAATATACCAGTTAAAACAAATAGCACTAGATATGCCAAGTTttcatctccctctccttcactcctATCATTCTCAGTTTTCAATTTAGTACAGAGGTGCACAGTTATGGAATGAGTATACAACCAAATTACAAACTATTCTCTTTCTAACTTCAAATACAGGTTAAGGTATACTCTTAGGCATgagttattttaatatattttttgccaACAGAACACATCGGTGACCACACATTCATACTCTCATAGCCTGtaggggcggcttgtagcgtagtggctaaggtaaatgactgggacacacaaggtcggtggctctaatcctggtgtagccacaatgagatccacaaagccgttggacccttgagcaaggcccttaaccctgcattgctccaggggaggattgtctcctgcttagtctaatcaactgtacatcgctctggataagagcgtctgccaaatgccaataatgtaaagcgCTAACACACCCACAGATGCATGGAATTACTagcatatttttcttatttattacatttaatatttgctGCAAAGTTTTGCGTTCCTTTGgttttttctttcccccccccacatATTTACAGTACCTGCAGTTTCAGCACAGCTATAGtaaatattaatcacaaaaaactaagTTTGCTTTTGCTGAAAGCcgcaaaatgaaataaaattgataaccctaatgctaacatcagcctgctatCGATCAGGGCTTAGTATAAGTAGGCTACAATACTAACTTAAACGtacttatatttttaaaatcaagaAAACATATAACAAGTTAAATTGTATCTGTTTCTATAATATACTCCGAGACCAGTgggcatatacagtgggctcccgCATTATTAGCACcactgactggcaatgcacaaaaaataaacaacatgattactgagaaactcaaaatgctgaacatgtgaaaaatactgtacatgttcCAACTGAACCAACCagaatcaaacattcattttatttttcattaaatgtatgttttattgaTATTGATAGGTTCTTTTGAAACATTGCTGTACATTTGCTGTACTATGAGGTTTACACCTCTGCTAGTAAATCAACAGAGATTATCACACATCCTGTGGATTTACTAGCAGAAGTGGGTAAACTATCTGTAGAATAACCCACTGTGACCCACTCATGAAAACTGGATGAACAAAAGGttgaaacaaaaagtaaaaagtttCATAAGAAGCTGTTATGTATCATTTTCCAGCACATGCAAGACTGAAGATTCTGTGCCACATATCTTAAGTGTTATAATGAGTTTAACAGACTTCTTAAACCATGGATAGAACAGAGCATAAATTATAGGATTGATGGAAGAATTTAAATATATAAGAGTCAATGTACCGGAAACAGCCAGATGCACAGATCTTTTCCTTACATAAACATCAAGGAAGGCACTTATATAGTAGGGTACTAAACACACAAGGAAGACTGCCACTAGAACACCTAGGGATTTTGCTGCTTTCCTTTCAGAGGCCATAGAAACA encodes:
- the LOC133108693 gene encoding trace amine-associated receptor 13c-like, which translates into the protein MSVAVIVSLTVCGNLLVIISICHFKQLHTPTNFLLLSLAMADFLVGVIVMPLYFTMLIEPHSCFGILYCTIFNVAAFYLTCISIYNVALIAVDRYIALSNPFHYSMKMTVNVTLRIIAILWLYSLIYNMMLLYFNGNIIDMKGNITCGECIVIVNNVWAIVDYIIVFLFPCSMIIIIYLNIFVIARKHANKIRSVRKCPKIKKVSMASERKAAKSLGVLVAVFLVCLLPYYISAFLGVYIRNRSVHLAISGTLMYLNSSINPIIYALFYPWFKRSVKLIITLKIFKRD